A window from Cryptomeria japonica chromosome 1, Sugi_1.0, whole genome shotgun sequence encodes these proteins:
- the LOC131859932 gene encoding probable aldo-keto reductase 2 → MAVPKVKLGRQGLEVSAQGLGCFGMTAPFGPPKPENEMISLIHHAVSKGITFLDTSDLYGPHTNEILLGKALKGIRDKVQLATKFGVTFTDGKLNIHGDPAYVRACCEASLKRLDVDCIDLYYQHRIDTKTPIEVTIGEMKKLVEEGKIKYIGLSEASASTIRRAHAVHPITAVQIEWSVWSRDVEEEIVPTCRELGIGIVAYSPLGRGFFSSGAKIVENLDDQDFRKFLPRYVGENLERNKVIFETLLSIASRKGCTPGQLALAWIQHQGNDVTSIPGTTKVKNFEENIGALYVKLTIEEMKEIEDTVSSNGVYGDRYHDKDFTWINSETPPLSSWKGL, encoded by the exons ATGGCGGTACCAAAGGTAAAGTTGGGAAGGCAGGGTTTAGAAGTATCAGCACAGGGGTTGGGCTGCTTTGGCATGACTGCCCCTTTTGGCCCTCCCAAGCCCGAAAATGAAATGATCTCCCTCATTCACCATGCTGTTTCCAAGGGCATTACTTTTCTTGACACCTCTGATCTGTATGGTCCTCACACTAACGAAATTCTCCTTGGAAAG GCATTAAAGGGAATAAGAGATAAAGTTCAGTTAGCTACCAAGTTTGGGGTAACCTTTACAGATGGGAAATTGAACATTCATGGAGATCCTGCATATGTTCGTGCTTGCTGTGAAGCGAGTCTGAAGAGGCTTGATGTGGATTGCATTGATCTTTATTACCAACATCGAATTGATACCAAAACACCCATAGAAGTTACT ATTGGAGAAATGAAGAAACtagttgaagaggggaaaataaaaTATATTGGACTCTCTGAGGCTTCTGCATCCACAATTCGAAGAGCCCATGCTGTTCATCCCATTACAGCAGTTCAAATAGAATGGTCTGTGTGGAGCAGGGATGTGGAGGAAGAAATTGTTCCTACTTGCAG GGAGCTTGGTATTGGAATTGTGGCATATAGTCCTTTAGGTCGAGGTTTCTTCTCCTCTGGGGCAAAGATTGTTGAAAACTTAGACGATCAAGATTTTAGAAAG TTTTTGCCAAGGTATGTAGGAGAAAACCTTGAAAGGAATAAGGTTATATTTGAGACACTATTATCAATTGCTTCAAGAAAAGGGTGTACCCCAGGGCAACTTGCACTTGCTTGGATTCAACACCAAGGAAATGATGTTACATCAATCCCAGGGACAACCAAAGTAAAGAACTTTGAGGAGAACATTGGCGCTCTTTATGTAAAGTTGACAATTGAGgagatgaaagaaatagaagacACAGTGTCTTCTAATGGTGTCTATGGAGATCGATACCATGACAAAGATTTTACATGGATCAATTCGGAAACACCTCCTTTGTCTTCATGGAAAGGGTTATAA